A genomic window from Nicotiana sylvestris chromosome 11, ASM39365v2, whole genome shotgun sequence includes:
- the LOC104237198 gene encoding transcription factor MYB114-like: protein MMDKEFKTRMKRGFWKPEEDLILKNCVEIHGEGNWATISEKSGLMRSGKSCRLRWKNYLRPNIKRGMMSEDEKDLIIRLHKLLGNRWSLIAGRLPGRTDNEVKNFWNTHLSKRSCRGKKKHVKSKEANSRSPLGKESQEFPAETVSNKEVAANSVLDSWIEEMQDFNCSLLSPLSMNNVPFLEDEPFIPILDDIVLLDTFTSTGKEVWNEIQPFL from the exons ATGATGGATAAAGAATTTAAAACAAGAATGAAGAGAGGATTTTGGAAACCTGAAGAGGACTTGATATTGAAAAATTGTGTGGAGATTCATGGAGAGGGAAACTGGGCCACCATTTCTGAGAAGTCAG GCTTAATGAGGAGTGGTAAGAGCTGCAGACTAAGGTGGAAAAATTACCTGAGGCCAAACATCAAGCGAGGAATGATGTCTGAAGATGAAAAGGACCTCATCATCAGACTCCATAAGCTCCTTGGAAACCG ATGGTCGCTCATTGCAGGTAGGCTTCCTGGAAGAACAGACAATGAAGTAAAGAACTTCTGGAACACACATTTGAGCAAGAGGTCTTGTAGAGGCAAAAAGAAACATGTCAAGTCCAAGGAGGCGAACAGTCGCAGCCCACTGGGGAAAGAGAGTCAAGAATTTCCTGCTGAGACAGTAAGCAATAAAGAAGTGGCGGCCAATTCAGTTTTAGATTCATGGATAGAAGAAATGCAGGATTTCAACTGCAGCTTACTATCACCTCTGTCAATGAATAACGTGCCATTCCTTGAAGACGAGCCTTTTATCCCCATACTGGATGACATTGTCTTGCTTGATACATTTACAAGCACTGGCAAAGAAGTGTGGAATGAGATTCAGCCATTCCTTTAG
- the LOC104237197 gene encoding uncharacterized protein — protein sequence MGQQMQSYVHDPVVMQEYSRRFMDVAAQTLQRARSDQCLAHEADYMDPTTYQRGRGIPRAGGARRAGGARRAGTAGRRSCGRRGGGPQQRDVEAPADDVAADMAGGMHETNMPSYSLGIYPPPVPSQVTLSGQLLITGSDIQGAHWVDTSQARIPLMRIDRPEILPASCDAATDDYIQDPNRLCLLLDLTAPPMHVILRRIRR from the exons atggggcagcagatgcagagttatgtccacgatcctgtggtcatgcaggagtatagtcgtcgattcatggatgtggctgcccagacactgcagcgagcccgatcggatcagtgtttggcacacgaggctgattatatggacccaaCCACGTACCAGCGAGGTCGTGGTATCCCACGAGCTGGTGGTGCCCGACGAGCTGGCGGTGCCCGACGAGCTGGTACTGCCGGACGACGTAGTtgtgggcggagaggaggtggtccccagcaacgggacgttgaggctcctgctgatgatgttgctgctgatatggcaggtggcatgcatgagaccaacatgccgtcttacagccttggaattTATCCTCCTCCAGTGCCTTCGCAGGTGACCCTAtcgggtcaattattgatcacgggctCGGATATTCAAGGAGCGCATTGGGTAGATACTTCCCAGGCTCGTATACCACTGATGAGGATCGACCGACCCGAGATTTTACCG gcttcatgcgatgctgcaacagatgactacattcaggatccaaaccgattatg ccttctactggacctgACAGCGCCACCAATGCATGTCATCCTGCGCCGCATCCGGCGATAA